The Vicia villosa cultivar HV-30 ecotype Madison, WI linkage group LG1, Vvil1.0, whole genome shotgun sequence genome includes a region encoding these proteins:
- the LOC131603082 gene encoding uncharacterized protein LOC131603082 produces MFLYPRLRALLHSQTPKCYLLHSLNSFSTTSDSTPQSFTISYLTNTCGLSPQDALKASKRIHFTTPEKPDSVITFFKTHGFSIPHIQTIILKDPELLVSNPIKSLLPKFQFLSSKGVSPSDIVATVIRSPRFLRVSLEKHIIPAFELVRSFCPSDQKAIDSIIVCPTSISDGRMKPNVQFLIDFGVTPSCIYHFLRTRPSIICSNDLRKAVEEIKELGFDPAKVSFGVALLAKRAITKSQWDAKVDVLKKWGCSEDAIFSAFKRQPNFMLRSPEKLNAVMSLWVEEFGWNPSMLLAAPTLFGYSIEKRLTPRALIVKYLLSKGLINEGACLATPFNMTDEHFQRRYVKRFKETSMLLKIN; encoded by the coding sequence ATGTTTCTCTATCCCCGCCTCAGAGCTCTTCTCCATTCCCAAACCCCAAAATGCTACCTTCTCCACTCTCTCAATTCCTTCTCCACAACCTCAGATTCAACTCCACAATCCTTCACCATATCCTACCTCACCAACACTTGCGGTTTATCTCCACAAGACGCTCTCAAAGCATCAAAACGCATCCATTTCACCACCCCCGAAAAACCCGATTCCGTCATCACCTTCTTCAAAACTCACGGTTTCTCCATTCCCCACATTCAAACCATCATCCTCAAGGATCCTGAGCTTCTAGTCTCAAACCCCATCAAATCCCTTTTGCCAAAGTTCCAATTTTTATCCTCCAAAGGCGTTTCCCCCTCTGACATAGTCGCTACCGTCATCAGAAGCCCTCGTTTCCTTCGTGTAAGCCTTGAGAAACACATTATCCCTGCTTTTGAATTGGTAAGAAGCTTCTGTCCCTCTGATCAGAAAGCTATTGATTCAATCATTGTTTGTCCCACTTCAATCAGTGACGGTCGCATGAAACCAAATGTtcaatttttaattgattttgggGTAACCCCTTCTTGTATTTACCATTTCCTTAGGACTAGACCTTCTATTATATGTTCTAATGATTTGAGAAAAGCTGTGGAAGAAATTAAGGAATTAGGGTTTGACCCTGCTAAAGTCAGTTTTGGTGTGGCATTATTGGCCAAAAGGGCTATCACTAAATCCCAATGGGATGCCAAAGTTGATGTCTTGAAGAAATGGGGTTGCTCTGAAGATGCAATTTTTAGTGCATTTAAGAGGCAACCCAACTTTATGCTTAGGTCGCCGGAGAAACTCAATGCGGTTATGAGTTTGTGGGTCGAGGAGTTCGGTTGGAATCCTTCTATGCTGTTGGCTGCACCGACGCTTTTTGGTTATAGTATAGAGAAAAGGCTTACTCCACGGGCTTTGATTGTTAAGTATCTTCTATCCAAAGGTTTGATAAATGAGGGTGCTTGTTTAGCTACACCATTTAATATGACTGATGAGCATTTCCAGCGAAGGTATGTGAAACGTTTTAAGGAAACATCTATGCTGTTAAAGATAAATTAG
- the LOC131595301 gene encoding uncharacterized protein LOC131595301, producing MMLKFFTTTTTTLTSSKTIFKFFSTSTTNPQSFTVSYLINNCGFSPETASKASQTLTLTNSQKPDSILAFFTTHGFSISQLRDIIRREPWLLSCDPNKVLLPKFQFLLSKGASSSDIIRIVNASPRLLRRSLENHIVPAYECAKGFLQSDKKTIACVKRFCFLCQSGVAENVKVLLDNGVSHSNIARLFHWWPSIICSFDLLNTVEELKELGFDGSTSAFSKAFLAKRSVTKAKWDEKVETFKKWGWSDELIIETFKKHPFCMLVSPRKINAIMDFWVHRLGLDSLELARAPGILQCSLEKRIIPRASVVQFLISNGLRRKDAGVYTPFVVSEKLFVEKFVKGFEEHSSDLIKLYEEKLNLADGTNSLLLV from the coding sequence ATGATGCTGAAATtcttcaccaccaccaccactacTCTTACCTCATCAAAAACCATTTTCAAATTCTTCTCCACTTCCACCACAAACCCACAATCCTTCACCGTCTCCTACCTCATCAACAACTGCGGCTTCTCCCCAGAAACCGCCTCCAAAGCTTCCCAAACTCTCACTCTCACCAACTCCCAAAAACCCGATTCAATTCTCGCCTTCTTCACTACCCACGGCTTCTCCATCTCACAACTCCGCGACATCATCAGACGTGAACCCTGGCTACTCTCATGCGACCCCAACAAGGTACTTTTACCAAAGTTTCAATTTTTACTCTCCAAGGGCGCTTCTTCCTCTGATATCATTCGTATCGTTAATGCAAGCCCTAGACTCCTTAGAAGAAGCTTAGAGAATCATATAGTTCCTGCTTATGAATGTGCAAAAGGGTTTCTTCAATCTGACAAAAAAACCATTGCTTGTGTTAAGCGTTTTTGTTTTCTCTGTCAAAGTGGTGTGGCAGAAAATGTTAAAGTCTTGCTTGATAATGGAGTTTCTCACTCAAATATTGCTAGGTTGTTTCATTGGTGGCCTAGTATAATTTGCTCTTTTGATTTGTTGAACACTGTTGAAGAACTGAAAGAACTCGGTTTCGATGGGTCGACTTCGGCTTTTAGTAAGGCGTTTCTTGCGAAGAGAAGTGTTACGAAAGCGAAGTGGGATGAGAAAGTTGAAACCTTTAAGAAATGGGGTTGGTCTGATGAACTGATTATTGAAACGTTTAAGAAGCATCCTTTCTGTATGCTGGTATCGCCTCGCAAGATCAATGCGATTATGGATTTTTGGGTtcatcgcttaggtttggattctTTGGAACTTGCTAGAGCTCCTGGGATTCTTCAATGCAGTCTTGAGAAGAGGATTATTCCTAGAGCTTCTGTTGTGCAGTTTCTTATCTCGAATGGCTTGCGACGAAAGGATGCGGGTGTGTATACGCCGTTTGTTGTATCTGAGAAGTTGTTTGTGGAGAAGTTTGTGAAAGGTTTCGAGGAGCATTCTTCTGATCTCATAAAGCTTTATGAGGAGAAACTGAATCTTGCAGATGGTACGAACAGCCTTCTGCTGGTGTGA